One Comamonas endophytica DNA window includes the following coding sequences:
- a CDS encoding LysR family transcriptional regulator produces the protein MNLQQIETFVHVAETGSFSKAALLLDIAQPALSRQVRALETELRETLLIRTGRGVTLTDAGRRLLEHGHAIMQRVALAKEDLGSQRDEPVGRIVVGLPPSLARRLTLPLIDVFSREMPKAGLAVVEGFSVNMAEWLTSGRMDLALVYTPEPQPQVEVTPVLEERLCLIGPASMGQRASVSFEELSNYPLVMPQRGQIFRKLMEAQATLSQVKLNVVWEVSSVPAILDLVRGGYGYAALTASALSSLEHGDELACIPIESPGIVSTLCMAQSSKKRTTPLIRRTSELLRGLCLEAVGRAPKTL, from the coding sequence ATGAATCTCCAGCAGATAGAAACTTTTGTGCATGTGGCCGAGACCGGCAGCTTCAGCAAGGCGGCATTGCTGCTCGACATCGCCCAGCCGGCCTTGAGCCGCCAGGTGCGTGCGCTCGAGACCGAGCTGCGCGAAACGCTGCTGATCCGCACCGGCCGCGGCGTGACGCTCACCGACGCCGGCCGCCGCCTGCTCGAGCACGGCCATGCCATCATGCAGCGCGTGGCACTGGCCAAGGAAGACCTGGGCAGCCAGCGCGACGAGCCCGTGGGGCGCATCGTGGTCGGCCTGCCGCCGAGCCTCGCGCGCCGCCTCACGCTGCCGCTGATCGATGTCTTCAGCCGCGAGATGCCCAAGGCCGGCCTGGCGGTGGTGGAGGGCTTCTCGGTCAACATGGCCGAATGGCTGACCTCGGGGCGCATGGACCTGGCGCTGGTCTACACGCCCGAGCCCCAGCCCCAGGTCGAGGTCACGCCGGTGCTCGAGGAAAGGCTGTGCCTGATCGGGCCGGCCAGCATGGGCCAGCGCGCATCGGTGTCTTTCGAGGAGCTGTCGAACTATCCGCTGGTCATGCCCCAGCGCGGCCAGATCTTCCGCAAGCTGATGGAAGCCCAGGCCACGCTGTCGCAGGTCAAGCTCAATGTCGTCTGGGAAGTCTCCAGCGTGCCTGCGATCCTGGACCTGGTGCGCGGCGGTTACGGGTACGCAGCACTCACAGCGAGCGCTCTGAGCAGCCTTGAACATGGGGACGAGCTGGCGTGCATTCCCATCGAGTCGCCGGGGATCGTCAGCACGCTGTGCATGGCGCAGTCTTCGAAGAAAAGGACTACGCCCTTGATCCGGCGGACTTCGGAGCTGTTGCGGGGGTTGTGCCTGGAGGCGGTGGGGCGGGCTCCCAAAACCCTGTAA
- the pobA gene encoding 4-hydroxybenzoate 3-monooxygenase, translated as MRTQVAIIGAGPAGLLLGQLLYEAGIDNIIFEQRSAEYVLGRIRAGVLEQVTVDLLAQAKADSRMRAEGLPHDGIELLFGGKRHRIDLNELTGGKRVMVYGQTEVTRDLMQARARAGLLTVYEAEHVTPVDFGSEHPRVRYGKDGQQHEIDCDFIAGCDGFHGVCRASIPEGSIRNYEKVYPFGWLGILADVPPVSHELIYAHTERGFALCSQRSATRSRYYLQVPLTDKVENWSDEAFWDELRLRLDPEARANLVTGASLEKSIAPLRSFVSEPMRFGRMFLAGDAAHIVPPTGAKGLNLAASDVGYLSRAFAEYYQQRSSEGIDRYSEISLRRVWKAERFSWWMTSLMHRFPDSDDFDRKVQEAELDYLVHSRAGSTSLAENYVGLPLN; from the coding sequence ATGCGCACCCAAGTCGCGATCATCGGCGCAGGCCCCGCGGGCCTGCTTCTGGGCCAGCTGCTGTACGAAGCCGGCATCGACAACATCATCTTCGAGCAGCGCAGCGCCGAATACGTGCTCGGCCGCATCCGCGCCGGCGTGCTCGAGCAGGTCACGGTGGACCTGCTGGCGCAGGCCAAGGCCGACTCCCGCATGCGCGCCGAGGGCCTGCCGCACGACGGCATCGAGCTGCTGTTCGGCGGCAAGCGGCACCGCATCGACTTGAACGAACTCACGGGCGGCAAGCGCGTGATGGTGTACGGCCAGACCGAAGTCACGCGCGACCTGATGCAAGCGCGTGCCCGCGCCGGCCTGCTCACGGTGTATGAAGCCGAGCATGTCACGCCCGTTGACTTCGGCAGCGAACACCCGCGCGTGCGGTATGGAAAGGACGGCCAGCAGCACGAGATCGACTGCGATTTCATCGCCGGCTGCGACGGCTTCCATGGCGTGTGCCGCGCCAGCATCCCCGAAGGCAGCATCCGCAACTACGAGAAGGTCTACCCCTTTGGCTGGCTAGGCATCCTGGCCGATGTGCCGCCCGTGTCGCACGAGCTGATCTATGCGCACACCGAGCGCGGCTTCGCGCTGTGCAGTCAGCGCAGCGCGACGCGCAGCCGCTATTACCTGCAGGTGCCGCTCACGGACAAGGTCGAGAACTGGAGCGACGAGGCCTTCTGGGACGAACTGCGCCTGCGCCTGGACCCGGAGGCACGCGCCAACCTGGTCACGGGTGCATCGCTCGAGAAAAGCATCGCCCCGCTGCGCAGCTTCGTCTCCGAGCCCATGCGCTTCGGCCGCATGTTCCTCGCCGGCGACGCCGCGCACATCGTGCCGCCCACGGGGGCCAAGGGCCTGAACCTGGCGGCGTCCGACGTGGGCTATCTGTCGCGCGCGTTTGCCGAGTACTACCAGCAGCGCAGCAGCGAGGGCATCGACCGCTATTCGGAGATCAGCCTGCGCCGCGTCTGGAAGGCCGAGCGCTTCTCGTGGTGGATGACCTCGCTGATGCACCGTTTTCCCGACTCGGACGACTTCGACCGCAAGGTGCAGGAGGCCGAGCTCGACTATCTGGTGCATTCGCGCGCGGGATCGACCTCGCTGGCGGAGAACTATGTGGGCCTGCCGCTGAACTGA
- a CDS encoding glucarate dehydratase family protein — MARDITITHVRITPIAFRDGPLLNAAGIHEPWALRAIVELETSDGRVGISETYGDEPMLRVLEQARELLIGLSPFALNAMEERVRATIKAVPGAVEFELAPGSHAAKNAPKVISTFEVGMLDLQGQIVGAPIVDLLGGAVRSSVPYSAYLFFKYAEHIGRPYAPDAWGEGISPEQIVAQARRMIDLYGFQSIKLKGGVFEPAHEVACMQALAKAFPGLPLRLDPNANWSLSASIAAAPALDEILEYYEDPTPGLEGMAELAKHTRLPLATNMVITTMEDFRKGCEMGSVKVLLSDHHYWGGLRATQTLARMCRLWGLGMSMHSNSHLGISLMAMTHVAASVPNLTYACDTHYPWQEEEVVNGGRIRFEQGAVAVPTTPGLGVELDREALATLHAQYLECGVRNRDDLKQMQRYDPSFTGKTPRF; from the coding sequence ATGGCACGCGATATCACCATCACCCACGTCCGCATCACGCCCATTGCCTTTCGCGACGGTCCGCTGCTCAACGCCGCCGGCATCCACGAACCCTGGGCACTGCGTGCCATCGTCGAGCTCGAGACCAGCGACGGGCGCGTGGGCATCTCCGAGACCTATGGCGACGAGCCGATGCTGCGCGTGCTGGAGCAGGCGCGCGAGCTGCTGATCGGCCTGTCGCCCTTTGCGCTCAATGCGATGGAGGAGCGCGTGCGGGCCACCATCAAGGCGGTGCCCGGCGCGGTGGAGTTCGAGCTGGCGCCGGGCTCGCATGCGGCGAAGAACGCGCCCAAGGTGATCAGCACCTTCGAGGTCGGAATGCTGGACCTGCAGGGGCAGATCGTCGGCGCGCCCATCGTTGACCTGCTGGGCGGCGCCGTGCGCTCTTCGGTGCCCTACAGCGCCTACCTGTTCTTCAAGTATGCGGAACACATCGGCCGCCCCTATGCCCCCGATGCCTGGGGCGAAGGGATCAGCCCGGAGCAGATCGTGGCGCAGGCGCGGCGCATGATCGATCTCTATGGCTTCCAGAGCATCAAGCTCAAGGGCGGGGTGTTCGAGCCGGCGCACGAGGTGGCCTGCATGCAGGCGCTGGCCAAGGCCTTCCCTGGACTGCCGCTGCGGTTGGACCCGAACGCCAACTGGTCGCTGAGCGCCAGCATCGCCGCGGCGCCGGCGCTCGACGAGATCCTCGAGTACTACGAGGACCCGACGCCCGGCCTTGAAGGCATGGCGGAGCTGGCGAAGCACACGCGCCTGCCGCTGGCCACCAACATGGTCATCACGACCATGGAGGACTTCCGCAAGGGCTGCGAGATGGGCTCGGTGAAGGTGCTGCTGTCGGACCATCACTACTGGGGCGGCCTGCGCGCCACGCAGACGCTGGCGCGCATGTGCCGCCTCTGGGGCCTTGGCATGTCCATGCACTCGAACTCGCACCTGGGCATCAGCCTGATGGCCATGACGCATGTGGCGGCCAGCGTGCCCAACCTGACCTATGCCTGCGACACCCACTATCCCTGGCAGGAGGAGGAGGTGGTCAACGGCGGACGCATCCGCTTCGAGCAGGGCGCGGTCGCGGTGCCCACCACGCCCGGCCTGGGCGTGGAGCTCGACCGCGAGGCGCTGGCCACGCTGCATGCGCAGTACCTCGAATGCGGCGTGCGCAACCGCGACGACCTCAAGCAGATGCAGCGCTACGATCCCTCGTTCACCGGCAAGACACCGCGTTTCTGA
- a CDS encoding tripartite tricarboxylate transporter substrate binding protein, protein MPTTKHFPPPRLALSRRAALAAALACSAWLPAQAQTGAGSWKPSKSTEFLVPSGAGAALDVAARKLTELLAREKLAPGFIVSNKSSAHGIVALEGLHRHPGDAHTLMTLSTSYGNSQAQNALPAHLQKGTPVATLFREFVTVVVRADSPLRNTQDLIAQLKQDPGKYSIGIATTLGNHIHLGVAQPLKQAGVDIKGLRIVPYKSSVESMTALVGGHLDVVSATTPNLLPYLQSGRVRVLAIAAEQRLGGAFAQSPTWKEQGIDYVSDSFQGVMTVPGASPAQTAYWVDALRKVSETREWKDFVALNQWEPWFQGPQATQQLLQAQLKTNQALLGELGLLPDAPQKLAKSR, encoded by the coding sequence ATGCCCACAACGAAACACTTTCCGCCCCCGCGCCTTGCCCTCTCGCGGCGCGCCGCCCTGGCGGCGGCCCTGGCCTGCAGCGCCTGGCTGCCGGCGCAGGCGCAGACGGGGGCCGGTTCCTGGAAGCCGAGCAAGTCCACCGAATTTCTCGTGCCCAGCGGCGCGGGCGCGGCGCTCGATGTCGCGGCGCGCAAGCTCACCGAGCTGCTGGCGCGCGAGAAGCTCGCGCCCGGCTTCATTGTCAGCAACAAATCCAGCGCCCATGGCATCGTGGCGCTCGAGGGCCTGCACCGCCACCCGGGCGACGCCCACACGCTGATGACGCTCAGCACCAGCTACGGCAACAGCCAGGCGCAGAACGCGCTGCCCGCGCACCTGCAAAAGGGCACGCCCGTGGCCACGCTGTTCCGCGAATTCGTCACGGTGGTGGTACGCGCGGACTCGCCGCTGCGCAACACGCAGGACTTGATCGCGCAGCTCAAACAGGACCCAGGCAAATACTCCATAGGCATTGCCACGACGCTGGGCAACCATATCCATCTGGGGGTGGCGCAGCCACTGAAGCAGGCCGGCGTGGACATCAAGGGGTTGCGCATCGTGCCCTACAAATCCTCGGTCGAATCCATGACCGCATTGGTCGGCGGCCACCTCGACGTGGTTTCCGCCACCACGCCCAACCTGCTGCCCTATCTGCAAAGCGGCCGCGTGCGCGTGCTGGCGATCGCCGCCGAGCAGCGCCTGGGCGGCGCGTTCGCGCAGTCGCCGACCTGGAAGGAGCAAGGCATCGACTATGTCAGCGATTCGTTCCAGGGCGTGATGACGGTGCCCGGCGCCAGCCCGGCGCAGACCGCCTATTGGGTCGATGCGCTGCGCAAGGTGTCTGAAACCCGGGAGTGGAAGGACTTCGTCGCGCTGAACCAGTGGGAGCCCTGGTTCCAGGGCCCGCAGGCGACGCAGCAGCTGCTGCAGGCCCAGCTCAAGACCAACCAGGCGCTGCTGGGCGAACTGGGCCTGCTGCCCGACGCGCCGCAAAAGCTCGCCAAGTCCCGCTGA
- a CDS encoding GntR family transcriptional regulator: MKTIPKLDRTRQAAPQVFGWLREAIISLELAPGTALPRNELAERFELSQTPVRDALMQLRQEGLVDIFAQHATRVSRIDLHSAEQAQFLRCAIELEVLRSLALSGDAALHARLAAMVDLQAALASHGAEEFIAADQAFHRAMYEAAGVPDLYELVRRRSGHLDRLRRLDLPSPGNPERVVRDHRRIVNALAKGDADAAQAALRAHLSGTLSRVADIRARHPEYVTQ, from the coding sequence ATGAAGACCATTCCCAAGCTCGACCGCACCCGCCAGGCCGCCCCGCAAGTGTTCGGATGGTTGCGCGAGGCCATCATCTCGCTGGAGCTCGCGCCCGGCACCGCCCTGCCGCGCAACGAACTGGCCGAGCGCTTCGAGCTGAGCCAGACTCCCGTGCGCGACGCGCTGATGCAGCTGCGCCAGGAGGGGCTGGTCGATATCTTCGCCCAGCACGCAACGCGCGTCAGCCGCATCGACCTGCATTCGGCCGAGCAGGCGCAGTTCCTGCGCTGCGCCATCGAACTCGAGGTGCTGCGCTCCCTGGCGCTTTCCGGCGATGCAGCGCTCCACGCCCGGCTGGCCGCCATGGTGGATCTGCAGGCAGCGTTGGCGAGCCACGGCGCCGAGGAATTCATTGCAGCCGACCAGGCCTTCCACCGGGCGATGTACGAAGCTGCAGGTGTGCCCGATCTCTACGAACTGGTGCGCCGGCGCAGCGGCCATCTCGACCGGCTGCGCCGGCTGGACCTGCCCTCTCCCGGCAATCCCGAGCGCGTGGTGCGCGACCATCGGCGCATCGTGAATGCACTTGCCAAGGGCGATGCCGACGCGGCGCAGGCGGCGCTGCGCGCGCATCTGTCCGGCACGCTGAGCCGGGTTGCCGACATCCGCGCGCGGCACCCGGAATACGTCACGCAGTGA
- a CDS encoding winged helix-turn-helix transcriptional regulator, with the protein MSRRPAIDHEPCPVARCVDIVGDRWTLLIVRDAFDGVRRFGDFQRSLGMARNILADRLRRLVDAGVLAMQAASDGTAYQEYVLTPRGESLFPVVVALRQWGERQLFGTGERHSVLVDRRTQLPVPFMVPSTEDGRPLAPDATEVRKLD; encoded by the coding sequence GTGTCACGCCGCCCTGCCATTGATCACGAGCCCTGTCCCGTCGCGCGCTGCGTCGATATCGTGGGAGACCGCTGGACGCTCCTGATCGTGCGCGACGCCTTCGATGGCGTACGCCGCTTCGGCGACTTCCAGCGCAGCCTGGGCATGGCGCGCAACATCCTGGCGGACCGCCTGCGCAGGCTGGTCGATGCCGGCGTCCTCGCCATGCAGGCCGCATCCGACGGCACGGCCTATCAGGAATACGTGCTGACGCCGCGCGGCGAAAGCCTGTTTCCCGTCGTCGTGGCGCTGCGCCAATGGGGCGAACGGCAGCTGTTCGGCACCGGTGAGCGCCATTCGGTGCTGGTGGACAGGCGCACGCAACTGCCGGTGCCGTTCATGGTGCCGAGCACCGAGGACGGCCGGCCGCTGGCGCCGGACGCGACCGAGGTGCGCAAGCTCGATTGA
- a CDS encoding TauD/TfdA dioxygenase family protein has protein sequence MNMRLDASPQQLLTERLRTALQATPHISAVPQSAHIGALIGGVDLRRPLTAAEVHSIRSALLRWKVVFFRDQHLSHEQHVAFARQFGELTIGHPVFGHVEGHPELYSIAKHRRANSHGSEPERRPWTGWHADVTAAHNPPAASILRGVTIPPYGGDTQWTNLAAAYEALSEPLKAFAQTLRGEHRFSPPAGANPTPEYLELIRNNTLVSEHPLVTVHPETGEQVLYISPGFLKSISGLRTRESRVLLELLWEHAVSSEFTVRFKWEPGSIAFWDNRSTAHVAPQDIFALEYDRQLYRSTLVGEVPVGADGRPSTAIQGDPVLAAHGAAY, from the coding sequence ATGAACATGCGCCTGGATGCCTCGCCCCAGCAACTGTTGACCGAGCGCCTGCGGACCGCGCTGCAGGCCACGCCCCATATCAGCGCCGTGCCGCAATCGGCTCACATCGGCGCGCTGATCGGCGGCGTGGACCTGCGCCGGCCGCTGACGGCCGCCGAAGTGCACAGCATCCGCTCTGCGCTGCTGCGCTGGAAGGTGGTGTTCTTTCGCGACCAGCACCTGAGCCACGAGCAGCATGTGGCCTTTGCGCGCCAGTTCGGCGAGCTGACCATTGGCCACCCGGTCTTCGGCCATGTGGAAGGCCACCCCGAGCTGTACTCGATCGCCAAGCACCGCCGCGCCAACAGCCACGGCAGCGAGCCCGAGCGCCGGCCCTGGACCGGCTGGCATGCGGACGTCACCGCCGCGCACAACCCGCCCGCGGCCTCGATTCTGCGCGGCGTGACGATTCCGCCCTATGGCGGCGACACGCAGTGGACCAATCTGGCGGCCGCCTACGAGGCGCTGTCCGAGCCGCTCAAGGCCTTTGCCCAGACCCTGCGCGGCGAACACCGCTTCAGTCCGCCCGCGGGCGCCAACCCCACGCCCGAATACCTCGAGCTGATCCGCAACAACACCCTGGTCAGCGAGCATCCGCTGGTCACCGTGCACCCCGAGACCGGCGAACAGGTGCTCTACATCAGCCCGGGGTTCCTCAAGAGCATCAGCGGGCTGCGCACACGTGAATCGCGCGTGCTGCTGGAATTGCTCTGGGAACACGCGGTTTCCAGCGAATTCACCGTGCGCTTCAAATGGGAGCCGGGCTCCATTGCCTTCTGGGACAACCGATCGACGGCCCATGTCGCGCCGCAGGATATCTTCGCGCTGGAATACGACCGCCAGCTCTACCGCAGCACGCTGGTCGGCGAGGTGCCGGTGGGGGCGGATGGGCGCCCGTCCACCGCGATCCAGGGGGATCCGGTGCTGGCGGCGCATGGGGCGGCTTACTGA
- a CDS encoding MFS transporter: MHPSPVPPLPRAPAELPRAVVLLFALASGLSVANVYYAQPLLDSLAHDFGISQAVVGGVVTATQIGCALALLLLVPLGDRLERRRLMAAQLLVLVAALAGVALARQLPVLLAGMLLVGLMGTAMTQGLIAYAASAAAPQARGRVVGAAQSGVFVGLLLARVFSGAVSDLAGWRAVYASAALLMLALALPLWRRLPALPATGQSPGYARLVGSMLTLLRQQKQLQVRGLLALLMFAAFNIFWSALVLPLRAAGLSHTAIGAFGLVGVAGALAGARAGQWADRGYAGRTSALALALLLLAWWPLALMEQSLWALVLGILLLDLGGQALHVTNQSLVLQARPEAHSRLIALYMLFYAAGSAAGALCGTAAYAHAGWQAVCLLGAGVSLLALLLWWRTREACPAPPRTAA, from the coding sequence ATGCATCCTTCGCCCGTCCCCCCACTGCCTCGTGCGCCAGCGGAACTGCCCCGCGCTGTCGTGCTGCTGTTTGCGCTGGCCAGTGGCCTGAGCGTTGCCAACGTCTACTACGCCCAGCCGCTGCTCGACAGCCTGGCCCATGACTTCGGCATCAGTCAGGCCGTGGTGGGCGGCGTGGTGACGGCCACGCAGATAGGCTGCGCGCTGGCGCTGCTGCTGCTGGTGCCCCTGGGCGACCGCCTGGAGCGCCGCCGGCTGATGGCGGCGCAGCTGCTGGTGCTCGTGGCCGCGCTTGCGGGTGTGGCGCTGGCGCGGCAGTTGCCCGTACTGCTGGCAGGCATGCTGCTGGTGGGCTTGATGGGCACCGCAATGACGCAGGGCCTGATTGCCTACGCGGCCAGCGCTGCTGCGCCGCAGGCGCGCGGGCGCGTCGTCGGCGCGGCGCAGTCCGGCGTATTTGTCGGCCTGCTGCTGGCGCGGGTGTTTTCCGGTGCCGTGAGCGATCTTGCGGGCTGGCGCGCGGTCTATGCCAGCGCCGCGCTGCTGATGCTGGCGCTGGCGCTGCCGCTGTGGCGCCGGCTGCCGGCCCTGCCTGCCACGGGCCAGTCGCCCGGCTATGCACGCCTGGTGGGCTCGATGCTCACGCTGCTGCGCCAGCAAAAGCAGCTGCAGGTGCGCGGACTGCTGGCGCTGCTGATGTTTGCCGCGTTCAACATCTTCTGGAGCGCGCTGGTGCTGCCCCTGCGCGCCGCCGGCCTGTCGCACACGGCCATCGGTGCCTTCGGTTTGGTGGGCGTGGCCGGCGCACTGGCGGGCGCGCGCGCCGGGCAATGGGCCGATCGCGGATACGCCGGGCGCACCAGCGCGCTGGCGCTGGCCCTGCTGCTGCTGGCGTGGTGGCCGCTGGCGCTGATGGAGCAATCGCTGTGGGCGCTGGTACTGGGCATCCTGCTGCTGGACCTGGGCGGGCAGGCGCTGCATGTGACCAACCAGAGCCTGGTGCTGCAGGCGCGGCCCGAGGCGCACAGCCGGCTGATCGCCCTCTACATGCTGTTCTATGCCGCGGGCAGCGCAGCCGGCGCGCTTTGCGGCACCGCCGCCTACGCCCATGCCGGCTGGCAGGCCGTGTGCCTGCTCGGCGCCGGCGTGAGCCTGCTGGCGCTGCTGCTGTGGTGGCGCACGCGCGAGGCCTGCCCGGCGCCGCCGCGCACAGCCGCCTGA
- a CDS encoding IclR family transcriptional regulator domain-containing protein produces the protein MLSSSNSIAPADYIAGLGKGLAVLECFDTERQRLNATLAAERAGLTRAAARRHLLTLAHLGYLESDGHHFWLTPKVLGLSGSYLASARLPRTVQPVLNRLSALAAFSFSAAILAGSETVVIARSTPHGAAPQLFAHGVHLGSRLPAHASSTGRVLLASLPAEALDEWLGCRTLHRLTLHTLTQPSELRACLDQVRAQDYCIAQEEHELGVQAIAVPLRNSAGQVVAALNAVMGAQQMTAQGLERELLPLLRDAAQELRPLV, from the coding sequence ATGCTCTCCTCTTCCAACTCCATTGCGCCCGCCGACTACATTGCCGGCCTGGGCAAGGGCCTGGCGGTGCTCGAATGCTTCGACACCGAGCGCCAGCGGCTCAATGCCACGCTGGCCGCCGAGCGCGCCGGGCTCACGCGCGCCGCGGCGCGCCGCCATCTGCTGACGCTGGCGCATCTGGGTTATCTCGAATCCGACGGCCACCATTTCTGGCTCACGCCCAAGGTGCTCGGGCTTTCGGGCAGCTACCTGGCCAGCGCGCGGCTGCCGCGCACGGTGCAGCCGGTGCTCAACCGGTTGAGCGCACTGGCGGCTTTTTCCTTTTCGGCCGCCATTCTCGCGGGCAGCGAAACCGTGGTGATCGCGCGCAGCACCCCGCATGGCGCGGCGCCGCAGCTGTTTGCGCATGGCGTGCATCTGGGCAGCCGGCTGCCGGCGCATGCTTCATCGACGGGGCGGGTGCTGCTGGCCTCCCTTCCTGCCGAGGCGCTGGACGAATGGCTTGGCTGCCGCACGCTGCACCGGCTGACGCTGCACACACTGACCCAGCCTTCGGAGCTGCGCGCATGCCTCGACCAGGTGCGCGCGCAGGACTACTGCATCGCGCAGGAGGAGCACGAACTGGGCGTGCAGGCGATTGCCGTGCCGCTGCGCAACAGCGCCGGGCAGGTGGTGGCTGCGCTCAATGCGGTGATGGGGGCGCAGCAGATGACGGCGCAGGGGCTGGAGCGGGAGCTGCTGCCGTTGCTCAGGGATGCGGCGCAGGAGTTGAGGCCGTTGGTGTGA
- a CDS encoding Bug family tripartite tricarboxylate transporter substrate binding protein, whose protein sequence is MSIDTRRMNRRSAGLALGALALGTMASSRAQNATHWPTRQVRIINPFPVGGGPDGTSRLVADKLARMWNQPVVVENRPGGNGFIAIDAFKRGATDGTDIIQLDNVHLAAYPHLFKKLPYNIDKDFEVVLPLFRTFFFVCVATDSPYKTMADLIADAKARPGKLNYGSWSVGNPVHLGSALLESLTGTKMEHVIYKETSQLYTSVATGELAFALGSSGTAGPLARSGKLRFLAVLAPHRLKGYEDVPTVAESGGPANAIVTGWNAFAVSRSTPPAVVEKIRRDTMKALSEPDVQPKFQTFGYENYFPSPQEFKAFMVEENKRFGDVIRRANLEL, encoded by the coding sequence ATGAGCATCGACACCCGCCGCATGAACCGCCGCAGCGCCGGCCTTGCCCTGGGCGCCCTGGCGCTGGGCACCATGGCATCGTCGCGCGCGCAGAACGCGACCCACTGGCCCACCAGGCAGGTGCGCATCATCAACCCCTTCCCCGTCGGCGGCGGCCCGGACGGCACGTCGCGCCTGGTGGCCGACAAGCTCGCGCGCATGTGGAACCAGCCCGTCGTCGTCGAGAACCGGCCCGGCGGCAACGGCTTCATCGCCATCGATGCGTTCAAGCGCGGCGCCACGGACGGCACGGACATCATCCAGCTCGACAACGTCCACCTCGCGGCCTACCCGCACCTGTTCAAGAAGCTGCCCTACAACATCGACAAGGATTTCGAAGTCGTCCTGCCGCTGTTCCGCACCTTCTTCTTCGTCTGCGTCGCCACCGACAGCCCCTACAAGACCATGGCCGACCTGATTGCCGATGCCAAGGCGCGCCCGGGCAAGCTCAACTACGGCTCCTGGTCGGTGGGCAACCCGGTGCACCTGGGCTCGGCGCTGCTCGAGTCGCTCACGGGCACGAAGATGGAGCATGTGATCTACAAGGAAACCAGCCAGCTCTACACCAGCGTCGCGACGGGCGAGCTGGCGTTCGCGCTGGGCTCCTCGGGCACGGCCGGGCCGCTGGCGCGTTCGGGCAAGCTGCGCTTCCTGGCGGTGCTCGCGCCGCACCGCCTCAAGGGCTATGAGGACGTGCCCACGGTGGCCGAATCGGGCGGCCCGGCCAATGCCATCGTCACGGGCTGGAACGCGTTTGCGGTCTCCAGGAGCACGCCGCCCGCGGTGGTGGAGAAGATCCGCCGCGACACCATGAAGGCGCTGAGCGAGCCCGACGTGCAGCCCAAGTTCCAGACCTTCGGCTACGAGAACTACTTCCCGTCGCCGCAGGAATTCAAGGCCTTCATGGTCGAGGAGAACAAGCGCTTCGGCGACGTGATCCGCCGCGCGAATCTGGAGCTGTAA
- a CDS encoding Bug family tripartite tricarboxylate transporter substrate binding protein encodes MHRRLALIAAACSATCLFAPAAQASEWPTAKPITWVVPFAPGGSTDVVARMVGQELSTALKQSVVVENRPGAGGGIGVQAVARAPADGYTLIGGTISTHAINSALYKKLPYDPVKDFEPVTLIAYVPNVLMVNSALGVNTVQELVEWIRKNPEKASYASSGAGTSTHLTGAQMAELIKVPMQHVAYKGSPQALQDVAAGNVPFLFDQLTAGLPLVKAGKLKFLAVTTKTRSPLAPDVPTTAEAGFPGLDLVSWQGVYAPKGTPKEVVARLNTEIVKALKTPELKSKFETQFGMQVVGSSPVELARVTAADIARLGELVRKTGATTE; translated from the coding sequence ATGCACCGTCGCCTTGCCCTGATCGCTGCTGCGTGCAGCGCCACCTGCCTGTTTGCCCCGGCCGCCCAGGCCAGCGAGTGGCCCACCGCCAAGCCCATCACCTGGGTCGTGCCCTTTGCCCCCGGCGGTTCGACCGATGTCGTGGCGCGCATGGTGGGGCAGGAGCTGTCCACCGCGCTCAAGCAATCGGTGGTGGTGGAAAACCGCCCGGGCGCGGGCGGCGGCATCGGCGTGCAGGCCGTGGCCCGTGCGCCGGCCGATGGCTATACGCTGATCGGCGGCACGATCAGCACCCATGCCATCAACAGCGCGCTCTACAAGAAGCTGCCCTATGACCCGGTCAAGGATTTCGAGCCGGTCACGCTGATCGCCTATGTGCCCAATGTGCTGATGGTCAACAGCGCGCTGGGCGTGAACACGGTACAGGAACTGGTGGAGTGGATCCGCAAGAACCCTGAAAAAGCCTCGTACGCATCCTCCGGCGCGGGCACTTCGACGCACCTGACGGGCGCGCAGATGGCGGAATTGATCAAGGTGCCGATGCAGCACGTCGCCTACAAGGGCAGCCCGCAGGCGCTGCAGGACGTGGCGGCGGGCAATGTGCCCTTCCTGTTCGACCAGCTCACGGCCGGCCTGCCGCTGGTCAAAGCCGGCAAGCTGAAATTCCTGGCGGTGACCACCAAGACGCGCTCGCCGCTGGCGCCCGATGTTCCGACCACGGCCGAGGCGGGCTTTCCTGGCCTGGACCTGGTGTCCTGGCAGGGCGTCTATGCACCCAAGGGCACGCCCAAGGAGGTGGTGGCCCGGCTCAATACCGAGATCGTCAAGGCGCTCAAGACACCCGAGCTCAAATCCAAGTTTGAAACGCAGTTCGGCATGCAGGTGGTCGGCAGCAGCCCGGTGGAACTTGCCCGCGTCACGGCCGCCGACATCGCCCGCCTGGGCGAGCTGGTGCGCAAGACCGGCGCCACCACCGAATGA